The following are from one region of the Mesorhizobium sp. B2-8-5 genome:
- a CDS encoding CheR family methyltransferase: MAKSARKASTHKARVSSPDDEKQPASFPIVGIGASAGGIAALRSFFPEVPADSGFAYVVIQHLDAEHESALASILQRSTAIATQTVAESVEIKADNIYVIPPGVSVRIEERRFHLVKIAAERDKRAPIDDFFSSLAQEQAENAAGIILSGTGSDGTVGLRAIKERGGLTLAQESAEYDGMMRSAVQSGLVDMVLPAEEMAGKLVSYFTHASRTETERDRRKREVTEQLSRIVALLRSRTGHDFSGYKDNTILRRIQRRMQVLQIDDPTVFYERLREDPQQVDLLFQDLLIGVTSFFRDPQAFEALERVVIPRLLESRKPGETIRVWVPGCATGEEAYSIAMLLKENAPRGAASPNLQIFATDIDERALEVARAGRYSATIAPDVAPKRLKEFFSREDGTYRISADLREICLFSAHNLLRDPPFSKLDLIACRNLLIYMGPELQEKIVPIFHYALRNNGYLLLGSSENVTRHPQLFSTVDKTNRIFQRRNGATTHRLPEFPLAAAARSTDPSARRRATTETLQEIAERLLVERYSPAYVIVNAAGEMMHSSGGTGKYLELASGAPSHSVFSMARRGLRMDLRAALHKAVSTGQVAVQNKISIGTNGGRQTISLAVQPLPGDGSSDPLYMLVFRDVGGIKPEAEDDAIHITDDVESANVSQLERELRETKERLQITTEELESSNEELKSSNEELSSINEELQSSNEELETSKEELQSINEELHTVNAELSLRVDELTRANNDVANLLESTQIATVFLDRDLCIKNFTPTARDLFRLVESDVGRPLAHVRPRFPADGLQADMEQVLQRLGTIERQIEGIDNGKSYIMRVLPYRTVDNIIAGVVVTFVDITQITQAEKTIGALSHDLRNRVESLGTLLDLVPIGIFIAEDDAGVQIRANRRAAELLGRPAAGTKLISVPAILPLTLNGTKVGTDDQPLLKTMRTGRAIPGYEARVQHEDGTAIDVMMSANPLFDEKGKVRGAIAALVDISSHKEAERSQERLLHELQHRVKNILATITALTSRMVRTSSSMGDFSTSFQQRLQAMGRTHDVLSSYNWTDADLEQLLRAVLSPYSSKLRQNIIILGSPLQLGASAAATLGMVFFELASNAAKYGALSTEDGRVEVAWNTDKPGILSIRWREIDGPVVEEPPRRNFGTSFIQQSLEYELGGKVDLRFERSGLECDIEIPLASGKGR; encoded by the coding sequence ATGGCGAAGTCAGCGCGGAAGGCAAGTACTCACAAGGCAAGGGTTAGTTCGCCCGACGATGAAAAACAGCCGGCGTCCTTCCCGATTGTCGGCATCGGCGCATCGGCGGGTGGCATCGCGGCATTGCGGAGCTTTTTTCCCGAGGTGCCCGCCGACAGCGGCTTCGCCTACGTGGTCATCCAGCATCTCGACGCCGAGCACGAAAGTGCACTTGCCAGCATCCTCCAGCGCTCAACCGCGATCGCAACGCAAACAGTTGCCGAAAGCGTAGAGATCAAAGCCGATAACATTTATGTGATCCCGCCAGGTGTTTCGGTGAGGATTGAAGAGCGGCGCTTTCACTTGGTCAAGATCGCGGCCGAGCGCGACAAACGGGCGCCGATCGATGATTTCTTCAGCTCCCTTGCGCAGGAGCAGGCCGAGAACGCCGCCGGAATCATTCTTTCCGGAACCGGCAGCGACGGCACCGTCGGCCTGAGGGCTATCAAGGAGCGCGGCGGACTGACCCTTGCGCAGGAGAGCGCCGAATATGACGGGATGATGCGCAGCGCCGTCCAGAGCGGCCTGGTCGACATGGTGCTTCCCGCGGAGGAGATGGCCGGCAAGCTGGTCAGCTATTTCACTCACGCGAGCCGCACCGAAACCGAGCGGGATCGGCGCAAGCGCGAAGTGACCGAACAGCTTTCGCGCATCGTCGCCCTGCTTCGCTCGCGCACAGGCCATGATTTCAGCGGCTATAAGGACAACACCATTTTGCGGCGCATCCAGCGCCGCATGCAGGTGCTGCAGATCGACGATCCCACCGTCTTCTATGAGCGGCTACGCGAGGACCCGCAGCAGGTCGATCTTTTGTTCCAGGACCTGTTGATCGGCGTCACCAGCTTCTTCCGGGACCCGCAGGCTTTCGAAGCTCTCGAACGTGTGGTCATTCCCCGGCTGCTCGAGAGCCGCAAGCCTGGCGAGACGATCAGGGTATGGGTGCCGGGCTGCGCCACCGGCGAGGAAGCCTATTCGATCGCCATGCTCTTGAAGGAAAACGCGCCGCGCGGCGCCGCCTCGCCCAACTTACAGATCTTCGCCACCGACATCGACGAGCGCGCGCTGGAAGTGGCGCGCGCCGGTCGCTACTCGGCGACGATCGCGCCGGACGTTGCGCCGAAGCGGCTGAAGGAGTTCTTCTCGCGCGAGGACGGTACGTACCGCATTTCCGCCGACTTGCGGGAGATCTGCCTTTTTTCGGCGCACAATCTCTTGCGAGATCCGCCCTTTTCGAAGCTCGACCTGATCGCGTGCCGCAACCTTTTGATCTATATGGGCCCGGAACTGCAGGAAAAGATCGTCCCGATCTTTCACTACGCATTGCGCAACAACGGCTATCTCCTTCTCGGTTCCTCGGAGAACGTCACGCGCCATCCACAGCTGTTCTCGACGGTAGATAAGACAAACCGCATCTTCCAAAGGCGCAACGGGGCCACCACACATCGGTTGCCGGAATTCCCGCTCGCTGCCGCGGCGAGATCGACGGATCCAAGTGCGCGCCGGCGGGCAACGACCGAAACCCTGCAGGAAATCGCGGAGCGTTTGCTCGTCGAGCGCTATTCGCCGGCATATGTGATCGTGAATGCTGCCGGCGAAATGATGCACAGCTCAGGCGGCACGGGCAAATATCTGGAGCTCGCTTCCGGCGCCCCCAGCCACAGCGTCTTTTCCATGGCGCGTCGCGGGTTGCGCATGGATCTGAGGGCCGCGCTCCACAAGGCCGTAAGCACCGGACAGGTGGCAGTCCAGAATAAGATCAGCATCGGCACCAATGGCGGGCGTCAGACGATCAGCCTGGCTGTACAGCCGCTGCCGGGCGATGGTTCTTCCGACCCCCTCTATATGCTGGTCTTCCGGGATGTCGGCGGGATCAAGCCTGAAGCCGAGGACGACGCCATCCACATAACCGACGATGTTGAAAGCGCCAATGTCAGCCAGCTCGAAAGGGAGCTGAGGGAAACCAAGGAGCGTCTGCAGATCACGACGGAGGAACTCGAATCCTCCAACGAGGAGCTGAAATCCTCGAACGAGGAGCTTTCCTCGATCAACGAGGAGTTGCAGTCGTCCAACGAGGAACTGGAGACCTCGAAAGAGGAGCTCCAGTCGATCAACGAGGAGTTGCACACCGTCAATGCCGAGCTCAGTCTGCGCGTCGACGAGCTCACCCGCGCCAACAACGATGTGGCGAACCTGCTCGAAAGCACGCAGATCGCCACCGTCTTCCTCGACCGCGACCTCTGCATCAAGAACTTCACACCGACCGCGCGCGACCTGTTCCGGCTGGTGGAAAGCGATGTCGGACGGCCGCTGGCGCATGTCCGTCCGCGCTTCCCGGCCGACGGCCTGCAGGCCGACATGGAACAGGTGCTGCAAAGGCTTGGCACGATCGAGCGGCAAATCGAGGGCATAGACAACGGCAAGAGCTATATCATGAGGGTGCTGCCCTACCGGACAGTCGACAACATCATAGCGGGCGTCGTCGTCACCTTCGTCGACATTACCCAGATCACGCAGGCCGAGAAAACGATCGGCGCACTCTCGCACGACCTGCGCAACCGCGTCGAAAGCCTCGGAACCCTGCTCGACCTCGTGCCGATCGGCATCTTCATCGCCGAGGATGACGCTGGCGTGCAGATCCGCGCCAACCGGCGCGCGGCGGAGCTGTTGGGTCGGCCCGCTGCCGGCACCAAGCTGATATCCGTGCCCGCAATCCTGCCGCTGACGCTCAATGGAACCAAGGTAGGCACCGACGACCAGCCACTGCTCAAGACAATGCGCACCGGCAGGGCAATTCCCGGCTATGAAGCGAGGGTCCAGCATGAAGACGGCACCGCAATCGACGTCATGATGTCGGCCAACCCGCTGTTCGACGAAAAGGGCAAGGTCCGCGGCGCCATCGCGGCGCTGGTCGACATATCCAGCCACAAGGAGGCCGAGCGCAGCCAGGAAAGGCTGCTGCACGAATTGCAGCACCGCGTGAAGAATATCCTGGCCACGATCACCGCGCTGACATCTCGCATGGTTCGCACATCCAGTTCGATGGGCGATTTTTCCACGTCCTTCCAGCAGCGGCTGCAGGCAATGGGTCGAACGCACGACGTGCTGTCTTCCTACAACTGGACAGATGCCGATCTCGAGCAGTTGCTGCGGGCAGTGCTGTCGCCTTACAGCAGCAAGCTGCGCCAGAATATCATCATCCTCGGAAGCCCTTTGCAGCTTGGCGCGAGCGCGGCCGCGACACTCGGCATGGTGTTCTTCGAGCTTGCCAGCAATGCCGCGAAATACGGGGCCCTCTCGACAGAGGACGGTCGCGTCGAAGTAGCCTGGAACACCGACAAACCGGGCATTCTGTCGATCCGCTGGAGGGAAATCGACGGACCTGTCGTCGAAGAGCCGCCAAGGCGGAATTTCGGAACGAGCTTCATCCAGCAGAGTTTGGAGTACGAGCTGGGAGGGAAGGTCGATCTGAGGTTCGAACGCTCCGGGCTTGAATGCGACATAGAAATTCCGCTTGCGTCAGGCAAAGGTCGGTGA
- a CDS encoding diguanylate cyclase gives MLADPMVLILMYFVLPVWLIAGFADWLCHRATHIESTTGAKESLIHLLMFAEVGIPLLAAMFLEVNALVIAVMIVTFFVHEATALWDVRYATTARTVSPIEQHVHSFLEMIPLMGLVIVVALHWDQFLALFGAGTEKARLDLTWKEQQLPVTYIAAVMIVIVLFELLPYVEEFFRGLRANSGRLVPAKARRHEPGDTATR, from the coding sequence GTGCTAGCTGATCCGATGGTGCTCATCCTAATGTATTTCGTCTTGCCGGTCTGGCTGATTGCGGGCTTTGCTGACTGGCTCTGCCATCGCGCCACCCACATCGAATCGACGACCGGTGCGAAGGAATCGCTCATTCATTTGCTGATGTTCGCCGAGGTTGGAATCCCGCTGCTTGCGGCAATGTTCCTGGAGGTGAATGCCTTGGTGATCGCCGTGATGATCGTCACCTTCTTCGTCCACGAAGCGACGGCGCTGTGGGACGTTCGCTATGCGACCACCGCGCGCACGGTGAGCCCGATCGAGCAGCATGTGCACAGCTTCCTGGAAATGATCCCGCTGATGGGTCTGGTCATCGTGGTGGCGCTGCATTGGGACCAATTCCTGGCTCTGTTCGGCGCCGGAACGGAAAAGGCTCGCCTCGATCTAACCTGGAAAGAACAGCAACTGCCGGTGACATATATTGCCGCCGTGATGATCGTCATCGTGCTGTTCGAACTGCTGCCCTATGTGGAGGAGTTCTTCAGAGGTTTGCGCGCCAACTCAGGCCGGCTGGTGCCTGCCAAGGCCAGACGGCATGAGCCCGGCGACACCGCGACGCGGTGA
- a CDS encoding gamma-glutamylcyclotransferase family protein, with protein MNKSSVTRVPARTGGGRWAAFRYLLEKTNGCISTNATGFAAGQSPSIEMSSRPLAENVFVFGTLKRGFPLHDEGLSGARFIGPCRTKQRYPMLIAGPRFAPMMFNEPGSGLHVSGELYIVDECVLAKLDSIESIGKPGNFRILIEIDPVADGSSTLAHVYMKSRSLADPIQSGLLDRYEDRRFIREDPAKPGPRCCP; from the coding sequence ATGAACAAAAGCAGCGTCACGCGAGTACCTGCGAGAACGGGCGGCGGCCGTTGGGCCGCCTTTCGCTACTTGCTGGAGAAAACCAACGGGTGCATCTCGACCAACGCGACAGGCTTCGCCGCCGGTCAAAGCCCGTCGATTGAGATGTCCAGCCGACCATTGGCCGAGAACGTGTTCGTGTTCGGCACTTTGAAAAGAGGCTTTCCGCTCCACGATGAAGGCCTGTCGGGCGCGCGATTTATCGGCCCGTGCCGTACCAAACAGCGATATCCGATGCTGATCGCAGGGCCACGCTTCGCCCCGATGATGTTCAATGAGCCAGGGAGCGGCCTTCATGTCAGCGGCGAGCTTTATATCGTCGATGAATGCGTTCTGGCGAAGCTCGATAGCATTGAGTCAATCGGCAAACCGGGGAACTTTCGCATCCTGATCGAGATCGATCCTGTCGCGGACGGGTCAAGCACGCTGGCACATGTCTACATGAAGTCTCGCAGCCTTGCTGATCCGATCCAATCCGGATTGCTCGACCGCTACGAGGATCGGCGTTTCATCCGGGAGGACCCGGCAAAGCCCGGCCCGCGATGTTGTCCGTGA
- a CDS encoding DUF2934 domain-containing protein has translation MDGEERIRQRAHEIWEREGRPEGRQQEHWDQAVQEIEPEGSEVERGPVAPDPVVGVGSDPAANRPGG, from the coding sequence ATGGACGGGGAAGAACGCATCAGGCAACGCGCCCATGAAATCTGGGAGCGTGAAGGCCGCCCCGAGGGCCGCCAGCAGGAACACTGGGATCAAGCCGTCCAGGAGATCGAGCCGGAAGGTTCGGAAGTCGAGCGCGGCCCGGTGGCGCCCGATCCCGTAGTTGGCGTCGGCTCCGACCCTGCCGCCAACAGGCCGGGCGGCTGA
- a CDS encoding chemotaxis protein CheB, with protein MARSHGPSNNHNIIVIGASAGGIEPLKRIVNDLPADLPAATFVVVHIGQVSYLPEILDRAGTLETQPARNGEEFRTGCIYVAPPGFHLLLHDGHMMLRRGPRENLARPAIDPLFRSAALSYGASVIGVLLSGSLSDGTAGLRAIKSVGGLAVVQHPKDTLVPGMIESALRYVDVDHCLPAAELGPLLAKLAVEPPGESFPPPPVVRLEAAIAAQEHSTMQEADRLGELSVFTCPECHGPLWEIEDGDMLRYRCHTGHAFTTDAVMEVQAVEADDILWSLLRSHQQRAAFAKRMAERERAKLRSELAAEMGRRAKEYEADAAVIERILESRRVQVRGNGEVSAEGKYSQGKG; from the coding sequence ATGGCCCGTTCCCATGGCCCATCGAACAACCACAATATCATCGTCATCGGGGCGTCGGCCGGCGGGATCGAGCCGCTGAAGCGGATTGTCAACGACCTGCCCGCCGATCTGCCGGCCGCCACGTTCGTCGTGGTGCATATCGGCCAGGTCAGCTACCTGCCGGAGATCCTAGACCGCGCGGGCACACTCGAAACGCAGCCGGCCAGGAACGGTGAAGAGTTCAGGACTGGCTGCATCTATGTGGCGCCACCCGGCTTCCACCTTCTCCTTCACGATGGCCATATGATGCTGCGGCGCGGCCCGCGCGAGAACCTTGCCCGGCCGGCCATCGACCCCTTGTTCCGCTCGGCGGCGCTGAGCTACGGTGCGAGTGTCATCGGGGTTCTGCTTTCGGGTTCGCTTTCCGACGGCACCGCCGGGTTAAGGGCCATCAAGTCCGTCGGCGGGCTGGCTGTCGTCCAGCACCCCAAGGACACGCTGGTGCCGGGGATGATTGAAAGCGCGCTGCGCTATGTCGACGTCGACCACTGCCTGCCCGCTGCCGAGCTCGGCCCTTTGCTGGCAAAGCTTGCGGTCGAGCCGCCCGGAGAATCCTTTCCTCCCCCGCCTGTGGTTAGATTGGAAGCGGCCATTGCCGCGCAGGAGCATTCGACGATGCAAGAAGCGGATCGACTTGGCGAATTGTCAGTGTTTACATGCCCGGAATGTCACGGGCCGTTGTGGGAGATCGAAGACGGTGACATGCTGCGCTATCGGTGTCATACCGGGCATGCCTTCACCACCGACGCGGTGATGGAGGTGCAGGCGGTGGAGGCCGACGATATCCTGTGGAGCCTGCTCCGCTCGCATCAGCAGCGGGCGGCGTTTGCCAAGCGAATGGCAGAGCGGGAGCGGGCGAAGCTCCGCTCCGAACTCGCCGCCGAAATGGGCAGGCGGGCGAAGGAATATGAGGCGGATGCCGCTGTGATCGAACGCATTCTCGAAAGCAGGCGGGTTCAGGTAAGGGGCAATGGCGAAGTCAGCGCGGAAGGCAAGTACTCACAAGGCAAGGGTTAG
- a CDS encoding response regulator produces the protein MIAEDEWLVASDLATFFADMGAIILGPAATVEQAGRHAKAADAAILDINLHGRHVFPVADELMRRNVPFVFFSGYDEIAIPERLRFASSLSKSSNRAVVVDALFQPEPSAEPLTFAQPATAAEDVVALLPKLRLTARLLLDDAGASDRLVEHTLEQALEDIDKRPEGSSIADWLNTIMRRMARLRGACLLH, from the coding sequence TTGATCGCGGAAGACGAGTGGCTGGTGGCCAGCGATCTGGCGACTTTCTTCGCTGACATGGGCGCTATCATCCTCGGACCGGCAGCGACAGTGGAGCAGGCCGGGCGACATGCAAAGGCGGCGGACGCAGCGATTCTGGATATCAATCTGCATGGCCGCCACGTTTTCCCGGTAGCGGATGAATTGATGCGGCGCAACGTGCCTTTCGTCTTCTTCAGCGGGTATGACGAGATCGCCATCCCCGAGCGTTTGCGGTTCGCGAGCAGCCTGAGCAAGTCGTCAAACCGTGCTGTCGTGGTCGATGCGCTGTTCCAGCCGGAGCCCTCTGCAGAGCCATTGACCTTCGCGCAGCCGGCGACCGCGGCGGAGGACGTCGTAGCGCTGCTCCCCAAACTCCGGCTCACCGCGCGTCTGCTGCTGGACGATGCCGGCGCTTCCGACCGCCTTGTCGAGCACACTTTGGAACAGGCGCTTGAAGATATCGACAAAAGGCCCGAAGGGTCGTCGATCGCCGACTGGCTGAACACCATCATGCGCAGGATGGCGCGGCTGCGCGGAGCTTGTCTGCTGCACTGA